A portion of the Meriones unguiculatus strain TT.TT164.6M chromosome 11, Bangor_MerUng_6.1, whole genome shotgun sequence genome contains these proteins:
- the Usp22 gene encoding ubiquitin carboxyl-terminal hydrolase 22 — protein sequence MVARPEPEVEAMDAELAVAPPGCSHLGSFKVDNWKQNLRAIYQCFVWSGTAEARKRKAKSCVCHVCGIHLNRLHSCLYCVFFGCFTKKHIHDHAKSKRHNLAIDLMYGGIYCFLCQDYIYDKDIEIIAKEEQRKAWKLQGVGEKFSTWEPTKRELELLKHNPKRRKITSNCTIGLRGLINLGNTCFMNCIVQALTHTPLLRDFFLSDRHRCEMQSPSSCLVCEMSSLFQEFYSGHRSPHIPYKLLHLVWTHARHLAGYEQQDAHEFLIAALDVLHRHCKGDDNGKKANNPNHCNCIIDQIFTGGLQSDVTCQVCHGVSTTIDPFWDISLDLPGSSTPFWPLSPGSEGSVVNGESHTSGTTTLTDCLRRFTRPEHLGSSAKIKCSGCHSYQESTKQLTMKKLPIVACFHLKRFEHSAKLRRKITTYVSFPLELDMTPFMASSKESRMNGQYQQPLDSLNNDNKYSLFAVVNHQGTLESGHYTSFIRQHKDQWFKCDDAIITKASIKDVLDSEGYLLFYHKQFLEYE from the exons ATGGTCGCCCGGCCCGAGCCCGAGGTGGAGGCCATGGACGCCGAGCTGGCCGTGGCGCCGCCGGGATGCTCGCACCTGGGGAGCTTCAAGGTGGACAACTGGAAGCAGAACCTGCGGGCCATCTACCAGTGCTTCGTGTGGAGCGGGACGGCCGAGGCCCGCAAGCGCAAG GCAAAGTCCTGTGTCTGCCATGTCTGCGGCATCCATCTGAACCGGCTGCACTCGTGCCTCTACTGTGTCTTCTTTGGCTGTTTCACAAAGAAACACATCCATGACCATGCAAAGTCAAAGCGGCACAACCTGG CCATTGACCTGATGTATGGAGGTATTTACTGTTTCTTGTGTCAGGACTACATCTACGACAAAGACATAGAAATCATTGCCAAAGAGGAGCAGCGCAAAGCTTGGAAGCTGCAAG GTGTTGGAGAGAAGTTCTCAACTTGGGAACCAACCAAACGGGAGCTGGAACTGCTGAAGCACAACCCAAAGAGGCGGAAGATCACCTCCAACTGCACCATAG GTCTGCGTGGACTGATCAATCTGGGAAACACGTGCTTCATGAACTGCATCGTGCAGGCGCTGACCCACACACCGCTCCTGCGAGATTTCTTCCTGTCAGACAGGCACCGCTGCGAGATGCAGAGCCCCAGCTCCTGCCTGGTCTGTGAGATGTCCTCTCTCTTCCAGGAG TTTTACTCGGGGCACCGCTCCCCACATATTCCGTACAAGCTGCTGCACCTGGTGTGGACGCACGCCCGGCACCTGGCCGGTTACGAGCAGCAGGATGCACATGAATTCCTCATTGCAGCCCTGGACGTCCTTCACCGGCACTGCAAAG GTGATGACAACGGGAAGAAAGCCAACAACCCTAACCACTGCAATTGCATCATCGACCAAATCTTTACGGGTGGGCTCCAGTCTGACGTCACATGCCAGGTCTGCCA CGGGGTCTCCACCACCATAGACCCCTTCTGGGACATCAGCTTGGACCTGCCTGGTTCTTCCACACCATTCTGGCCCTTGAGTCCAGGGAGCGAGGGCAGCGTGGTTAATGGGGAGAGCCACACATCAGGCACCACCACGCTCACAGACTGCCTCCGCAG ATTTACCAGACCAGAGCACTTAGGAAGCAGTGCCAAGATCAAGTGTAGCGGTTGCCATAGCTACCAGGAGTCCACAAAACAGCTCACCATGAAGAAGCTGCCCATTGTGGCTTGCTTCCATCTCAAA cGATTTGAACACTCAGCCAAACTGCGGCGGAAGATCACCACATATGTGTCttttcccctggaactggacatGACGCCCTTTATGGCCTCCAG CAAAGAGAGCAGGATGAATGGGCAGTACCAGCAGCCCCTGGACAGTCTCAACAATGACAACAA gtACTCCTTGTTTGCTGTTGTTAATCATCAAGGGACCTTGGAGAGTGGCCACTACACCAGCTTCATCCGGCAGCACAAAGACCAGTGGTTCAAGTGTGATGATGCCATCATCACCAAGGCCAGCATCAAGGACGTGCTGGACAGCGAAGG ATACCTGCTCTTCTACCACAAACAGTTCCTGGAATACGAGTAG